The sequence GGGTGATACTTGGGTATCATCTGTTCAAGCCCAACCAAGTGTTGGGCTTTTTTATTTCAGTCGGAGGGTAAACCGGACAAATTCTCCGCGTTAGATTCTGTGTTGATATACAAGAAATATTTATTATTTATCTTTGTGTCTTAGGCGGCTTAAGCCAGCCTGTTTAGGGCGGCCCATTCTTATGTGGCTGCTCTAATTATTTACAGGCAATTGTTCTTCCGGCATTTGCAAATAGTTTGCCTGGTATGGTTTATTGGTTTTATATATCGTGTAAACCATCTCTAACAATTTTCTCCCAACCGCTGTTATACCTTTCATTTTTACGCTGTTTCGGGATACTATTCTTATAAAAACTGCTTTATACCTTTCTGAATATCTTATAGCTGCCAACGCCGGTAGGTACATCTCTATCTTTGATAAAACCTAAGTAGACAAGCTAAAACTATTATAAAGTCTTAAATTTATTAACCCGATTAACTAAACACCGCATTTAGCTTACAATCAACCCTTTAAAACAACAAAAGCCTCTCTGCACTAACAGAAAGGCTTTCAATTCCAGTGATCCCATCAGGATTCGAACCTGAGACCGACAGATTAGAAATCTGTTGCTCTATCCAGCTGAGCTATGGGACCATCGCGATATTTTCGCGGTGCAAATATGCAAAAAATACGTTAAATATATGTGTTTTGTTTTCAAAATCTACTTGCGGGCAATAAAACAACTAAGTTGCAATTCGTAATTAATCCTTTTTGAAATATCCTGCGTATAGCTGTATCTTACCTATTCAAAATCTGTGTTTATTGATCGCATAACCGTCATTTTGACAAAAAAAGAATTATTTTAAAATCGTACAAAGTGTTTCTTTTACAATAAGTAAAATCATACTTTTAGCAAATTATTAATTTAACATTATGATCATTATTGCCGATGGTGGCTCAACCAAAACTAACTGGTGCCTGGTAAATGAAGAGGGTAAAAAGGTGTACTTCAACACCGAGGGCTATAACCCCTATTTTTCAAGCAAGGAATATATCATTCAATCGCTAAAGGAAAACTTACCTACCGATTTGCAGGTAGATAAAATTACCGAGGTGAACTATTACGGTGCAGGATGTTCGACCGACGAAAAGCGTAAACAAGTGCAGGATGCCATGTCGGCCGTGTTTACCAGCGCTAAGGTTAATATCGGGCACGATCTGTTAGCTGCCGCCCGCGCTTTGCTGGGCACCGGCCCGGGCTTTGCAGCCATTTTAGGAACCGGTACCAATACCTGCCTTTATGATGGTAAGGAGATCATCCAAAATATCGATTCGGGCGCTTATATCCTGGGGGATGAAGGCAGTGGTTGTTACATCGGCAAAAAACTATTGATCGATTACCTGCGTGGTTACATGCCCGGGCCGGTACGCGAACTATTCTGGGAGACCTATAAATTAACCCCCGACGATATTAACGAACAGGTGTATACCAAACCACTGGCCAACCGCTTTTGCGCAGGCTTCAGTAAGTTTGTGTACGATAATAATGTGCATATCGAATATTCGCGCAACCTGGTGCGTACCTCGTTCGAAGACTTTTTCCGCAACCTGGTAACCCGTTATCCTGATTATCAAAAATATTCGTTCAATTGCATCGGTTCGGTAGGTTATAACTTCCGCAATGTGCTGGAAGAACTGGTAGAAGAAAACGGCATGGTGATGGGCAACATCATCCGCTCACCTATAGATAACCTGGTGAAATTCCATTTGGAGAATAAGATATAAGATAGATTCAAGATTTTTAGAATCAAGAGTCAAGACAGACACTATAATAAACGGGCCGGAAGCAAATTGCTTCCGGCCCGTTTCATTTCTTGATTCCTGATTCTAAAAGTCCTGACTCTCTTCTCTCCTACTTATCAAGGTTCAGGTCATTCTGAAAGATCTTCGAGTACTTCCTCCTGTCAAATTTGTAGAGTTTGGCGGCGCGGTACGATACGCCTTTTTGTTTCTCGTCCAACTCTTTTAAAAAGCCATAGCTCAGCATCTTCTTTCGGAAGTTACGTTTATCCAGTTTCTTATTCAGGATGGCTTCGTAAAGTGATTGAAGTTGGGTTAGCGTAAATTTCTCGGGCAGTAGTTCAAACGCAATCGGCTGATAACCAAGCCGGCGGCGGATCTTGTTAAAGCCGGTTTTGAAAATCTCGGTATGGTCGAAGCCCAGCTTAGGCAAATCGTTAACCGGGTGCCAGAACGCTTTTTTAGCAATTTGATTAATCGGCTTCAGTTCCTTTTGGCCGTTAAGGCGCAGCAAAGCGTAGTAGGCCACGGTAATCACGCGGCCTTGCGGGTGGCGGTTCACCTCGCCAAAGGTATGGAATTGCTCCATGTGCAGGCCTCGTAAACCGGTAAGCTCATATAATATACGTTCGGCGGCATCGTCCAAACTTTCATCCTGCTTTACGATATAGCCCGGCAAGGCCAGCCAATCCTTGTAAGGATCCTCGTTACGCTCAATTAAAAGTATCTTCAGTTCACCTGCCTCAAAACCAAATATTACACAGTCGATACTGAATACCGACTCAAATTTAGGTAATTCTTGTTCCAAGCCTTTTTGTGTTATTAGTAAAAGTTTAAATATAGATGCTAAATTGATAAATGTAAAAAAATAAAACAAAATTTAATAGTGTAATTTTTACACACTATATTCGCATTCTCTATTCTAAAAGGAAAACCATATGCCTAAGATCTCAAAAATTGCTGTTCTTACTTCCGGTGGCGATGCCCCGGGGATGAACTCGTGCATCAGGGCCGTAGTGCGTACCGCCATATATAATAACCTGCAGGTAACCGGCATCAGGCAGGGCTACCAGGGAATGATCGATAATGACATGTACGATATGCAAACCCGTTCTGTCAGCAATATCCTTAACCTGGGCGGCACCATCTTAAAAACTGCCCGCTGTATGGCCTTCCATACCGATGAAGGTATGGAACAGGCTTATCAAAATTTAAAAAAACAAGGCATCGAGGGTTTGGTGGTGATAGGCGGCGACGGTACCTTTACCGGCGCGCTGCGCTTCTCTAAAAAATATCCTGATATAGCTGTGATCGGTGTACCCGGCACTATAGACAACGACCTTTACGGATCTACCTATACCCTTGGCTTTGATACGGCCACCAATACCGTTATCGAGGCCATCGACAAGATACGTGATACTGCCGACGCGCACGACCGCCTGTTTTTTGTGGAAGTGATGGGCCGCGATTCGGGTGCTATCGCTCTGCGCGCAGGTATATCCTGTGGTGCTGAAGCAATCCTGCTTCCTGAAAAGGAAACGGCCATCTCCGATTTGATCGACAATCTTAAAGGTGGCCAGTACGAAAAGAAAACCTCAAGCATCGTAATTGTGGCTGAGGGCGATAAGAACGGTGGCGTATACGATGTTGCACAGGCTGTTAAAAAAGAAGTTACCAATTACGATATAAAAGTAACTATCTTAGGCCACCTGCAGCGCGGCGGCAGCCCGTCTGCGTTCGATAGGATTTTGGGTAGTCGTTTGGGTTTCGCGGCGGTAAACGCGTTGATAGCGGGCGAATCGCAAAAGATGGTGGGCCTGCAGGCAAATATTATAGTTTCAACCAGCCTGGAAGAGGCGCTTACCCAGCATAAGTTTAGCCTGGAAGAAGACCTTTTACAAATGGCTGAAGTATTATCTATCTAAAAAAGAAAGATGTTCGCGGTTGTTTATAGCGGATCTAACTATGCTGATTGGCGTTTGGCCGATAAGGGGCGCACTGTTGCCTCTTTCAAAACAAATGGCATCAATCCCTATTTCAGCGATGAAAAAGCGATAACGCAACTGCTCAATAAAAACATCAACCTTATTCATCATGCCGAAGCCATTAAGCGTATTTACTTTTTTGGAGCCGGTGCCAGTAACGATGAATTAAAGGCAGTGATCATTAACGCTTTTTCGGGCTTTTTTAAGTTCGCGAAGATCAGCGTACAGCATGACATTGAGGCAGCCGCCATTGCCTGTTGTAAAAATAAACCGGGCATTATCTGCATTTGTGGCAGCGGCAGCAACGCCGCCTGGTACGATGGTAAAAAAGTGCGCCCCAATAACTATGGCCTGGGTTATATCCTGGCCGACGAAGGATCGGGCAACTGGATGGGCAAGCAGTTGCTGAAAGGTTATATGAGCGAAACTTTGCCTGCCGATATTCGCCAAAAGTTTGTTAAAAAGCACGAGATAGACCGTAAGAACATCCTTGATAAAGTGTACCGCCAAAAGCATCCTGCGCTGTATTTAAGTGGTTTTGCCGACTTTTTTGCCGATAACATTACCGAGCATTACGTAAAGAAGACGGTGAAGACCGGCTTTGATAAACTGATCAAAACCTATATCCTACCCCTGCGCGAGCAGCACCCAGACGCGCCTGTTCACTTCGCGGGATCGGTAGCGGCAAATTTCCAGGATTACCTGCGTGAAACGGCTACCGAAAATGGCATTAGTATTGAATATATCATTAAAGAACCTATCAATAATTTATTAAGCTACTATCAAAATAAAAATTAACAAAAAATGAAAATAGGAATTAACGGATTCGGCCGTATCGGCCGTTTGGCTTTCAGGGCCGCTATGGAAAGACCAGATGTTGAAGTTGTAGGTATCAACGACCTTGTTGAGCCTGATTACATGGCTTACATGTTGAGGTACGATTCAACCCACGGTCAGTTTAAAGGCACTATCGCTGTTGAAGGCGGCCACCTGGTAGTAAACGGCAAAACCATCCGCGTAACTGCAGAAAAAGACCCTGCCAACCTGAAATGGAACGAAGTTGGCGCCGAAGTGATCATCGAATCTACCGGCCTGTTCTTAACTATCGAAAGCGCACAAAAACACATTGATGCAGGTGCTAAAAAAGTAGTGATGAGCGCCCCTGCAAAGGATGATACCCCTACTTTTGTAATGGGTGTTAACCACAAGCAACTGAAGGCTGAACAAACCATTGTTTCAAACGCATCTTGTACTACTAACTGCTTAGCCCCTATAGCTAAAGTGTTAGATGATAAATTTGGTATTGAAGAAGGTTTAATGACCACTGTACACGCGGTAACTGCTACCCAAAAAACAGTTGACGGCCCATCGGCTAAAGACTGGAGAGGCGGTCGTGGCGCTTACCAGAACATCATCCCTTCATCAACCGGCGCTGCTAAGGCTGTTGGCCTGGTGCTTCCTCAGTTAAAAGGTAAATTAACAGGTATGTCGTTCCGTGTTCCGGTTGCCGACGTTTCTGTAGTTGACCTGGTAGTTCGTTTAAAAAAGGGTGCTTCTTATGCTGATATTAAAGCTGCGATGAAGGAAGCGTCTGAAGGCGAACTGAAAGGCATTTTAGGTTATACCGAAGATGAAGTAGTATCCGAAGATTTTAAAGGTGATGCACGCACTTCAATATTCGACGCTAAAGCCGGTATCGCGCTGAACGATAACTTTGTAAAAGTAGTTTCTTGGTACGATAACGAATGGGGCTACAGCAACAAACTGATTGACCTGGTACAAGAGATCGGCAAATTATAATTTGCCTCTATCTTTTTCTATAAAACAAAAAGCTGGTTTTGGCCGGCTTTTTGTTTTTAATTAGTCTCAAAAGCCGTCATCCTGAGCGGCAGCGAAGGATCCCCGACAACCATAGCGGAACTGCATAGTTTGGGATCCTTCGCTATGGCTCAGGATGACGAATTGGTTTATATAAGATAATACTATAGCAACATTAAAACCGTTAAATTTAATACCGTTAACATAAACCCCAGCGTTATGGTACTATTTGCTTATGCATCAAACATGAATGTGGACGAGTTTGCCAAAACCGTTCCATCGGCAAAAAAGATATGTAATGCCAAATTGCCCGGCTACCGGTTCAGCTTTAATTTAACGGCAGATGACGGATCGTCGAAGGCCAGCCTGGTGCCGTCTACAGAAATGGACGCGGCTGCCTGGGGGGTATTGATTGAATTTAACGATGACGAACTGGATAACTTCTTCTTCCAGGATGAATGGTTCGACTGGACACAGGTGCATTGTATGTGCGCCAGCGGAGAGATCTGCAAAGCCCATGCCTTTGTTACCAGGCCGCACGCCATAAATGATTTTACCCTCCCCTACGATTGGTACCAGGCCAAGATCATTAAAATAGCGAAAGAACAGGGCCTGCCCGAGGAGTATATCACCGCATTATCGCTTATGCCCCACAAAGTCGACCCGGATGAGAGAAGACGGGCGAGGCGAATGAACCGCTGATTTTCGCTGATATTTTTGATTTCGCTGATAGTCCGTGTTTGATAATCAACGGAATCAAAAATATCAGCGAAAATCAGCGGTCATTCTTCAAACTATTCACCGGGTTACTCACAGCCACTTTAACGGTTTGATAGCTGATGACAGTGATGGATATGGCGATAATGATCACCACCGGCAAGGCCAGCAGCCACCAGCTGATATCGATATGGTAAGCATAAAACGCCAGCCACTTATTCATTACCAGCCAGGTGATAGGGATAGCCAACACCGCGGCTATGGCAACCAACTTTACAAAATCCTTAGCCAGTAATACTAATAATTGATCGAGGGCGGCGCCTAATACCTTACGGATGCCGATCTCCTTAGTACGTTGCACAGCTATCAGGTTGGCCAAACCATACAAGCCAAGGCTGGCCAGCAGGATGGATAGCAGCGTAAAGAAGTTGAACAGTCGGATGGTTGTTCTGTCTTTTTGATACATGGCGTTAAAGCCGTCATCCATAAAATCGGCGCTGTAAGGCACATCAGGGAAATAAGTTTGCCAGGTTTTGTGCACTAAGTTCGCATCGTGAGGGTTTATTTTTACCAGTACCGATGTTGGTTTCATCGATTGATAAACTAACACCAGCGGCGCAATGGGATTGTGCATAGATGCGTAATGAAAATTTTTGACCACGCCGATGATCTTGCTCTTATCATCAAAGCCGTTTGCGTTTTTGCCGATGGGGTCTTTAAGACCAACTTGCTTCAGAAATGCCTCATTAACGATGTATCCCGCTTTTTTAACCTTTTCATTACCGTAGAAATTGTGGCCGGCAATAAGCTGCATGTGCAACAAAGGTATAAAATGCTCATCAACCGAAAAGTAATTGGCTACGATCTCGCGCTTAACGCCGTTCACCATCACCGTTGTAGTTGATTTTGGGGTTTGATTATTCAGCATAGATAAACCGGTTTGCGCAGTGAGTCCTTTTACCTGGCTTAATTGCTTTAGCGCATTACTGAAGGCGCCCACCCGCGTTAAGGCTGCCGAATCATCAGGCAAACCAACATTTAGCAACTGATCCTTATCATAACCTATCGAACGGTGCTGTACAAAGTTAATTTGCTGATTCATGATAAAGGCGCCGGCTATCATTACCGTGGCAATAACAAACTGCACAATAGTAATACCCTTGCGCAACGATATTCCCTTAGCCTGAAACTTAAAATTACCTTTTAAAACAGCTATGGGATTAAATGCCGACAGTACAAAAGCCGGGTATAAGCCTGTGAGCAAGGACGAGGCCAACACCAAACCACATACCGTAATAAAACTAAATGCTGAACTTAAGAACGAGATCCTGATCTGCAACAGGTTATTTAGCAAGGGCAGCATCAAAAACATTAACCCGATACCAATAAGCAAGGCAATCATCGTTACAAAAAGCGATTCGAACAGAAACTGCCGCACCAGGCTGGATTGCAGCGCGCCGTTCACCTTGCGCACCCCAACCTCTTTTGCTCGCTCGGTGGCCCGGGCGGTAGAGAGATTGATATAATTTAACAAAGCAATCAACAGGATCAGCATCGCTAATACCGAGAAGATGTATACCAGCAACTTATCGCCCTTCGGGGTATCTCCCATCTTATCGGTACTGAAGTGCACATCCTTTAACATTTCCGCATCAAACTGCACCGAATAGCCCACGGCGCCGGTTTTATTTAGTTCGGGTTGCAGGTCACGTTTTGATATAATGGCCAATTTTTTCTTCAGGATATCCAGATCGGGCTTTTGCTTAAACAGCACAAAGGTGTATACCGCAAAATCGGCATCCATCCAGGCGGTCTCCTTTTCAAAGTTACCGTTGACTAAGGCATCTATTTTCAGGTCGGAATTTTCGGGCAGTTCGGCCATTACACCGGTTACGTGATAAGGCTTTTTATTGTAGCTGATATTTTTGCCCAATGCTTTTTGATTACCGAAGTACTTCTTAGCTAACCTGGCCGATAATACAATCCCTTGCCTATCGGCTAAAGCGTGTGAGGGATCGCCCTCGGTAAGCGGATAGTTGAATACCTTAAAAATCTCAACATCGGTGCCCAGCACATTATCCTCGTTATACAACTGGTTGCCCACTTTTATAATGGCCTTTCCGGGTTCAAAGCGGGTGATGGCCTCCACGTCGGGATAATCGTGCTTTAAGGTAGCGGCCAGCAAGGTTGGTGATAGCGCGATGTTCACGTTATCCTTTTCTGGCGTACGCATCAGGTTGGTGATGCGAACAATGCGGTTGCCTTTGGTGTGATACGCGTCGTAACTCCACTCGTAGTGTACATACAGCGATATCAGCAGGCATGCCGCTATCCCGATAGCCAGTCCGCCGATATTTATAACCGAGAATGTTT comes from Mucilaginibacter mali and encodes:
- a CDS encoding ABC transporter permease; this translates as MFRNYLKIAWRNLLRHKTFSVINIGGLAIGIAACLLISLYVHYEWSYDAYHTKGNRIVRITNLMRTPEKDNVNIALSPTLLAATLKHDYPDVEAITRFEPGKAIIKVGNQLYNEDNVLGTDVEIFKVFNYPLTEGDPSHALADRQGIVLSARLAKKYFGNQKALGKNISYNKKPYHVTGVMAELPENSDLKIDALVNGNFEKETAWMDADFAVYTFVLFKQKPDLDILKKKLAIISKRDLQPELNKTGAVGYSVQFDAEMLKDVHFSTDKMGDTPKGDKLLVYIFSVLAMLILLIALLNYINLSTARATERAKEVGVRKVNGALQSSLVRQFLFESLFVTMIALLIGIGLMFLMLPLLNNLLQIRISFLSSAFSFITVCGLVLASSLLTGLYPAFVLSAFNPIAVLKGNFKFQAKGISLRKGITIVQFVIATVMIAGAFIMNQQINFVQHRSIGYDKDQLLNVGLPDDSAALTRVGAFSNALKQLSQVKGLTAQTGLSMLNNQTPKSTTTVMVNGVKREIVANYFSVDEHFIPLLHMQLIAGHNFYGNEKVKKAGYIVNEAFLKQVGLKDPIGKNANGFDDKSKIIGVVKNFHYASMHNPIAPLVLVYQSMKPTSVLVKINPHDANLVHKTWQTYFPDVPYSADFMDDGFNAMYQKDRTTIRLFNFFTLLSILLASLGLYGLANLIAVQRTKEIGIRKVLGAALDQLLVLLAKDFVKLVAIAAVLAIPITWLVMNKWLAFYAYHIDISWWLLALPVVIIIAISITVISYQTVKVAVSNPVNSLKNDR
- the gap gene encoding type I glyceraldehyde-3-phosphate dehydrogenase, producing the protein MKIGINGFGRIGRLAFRAAMERPDVEVVGINDLVEPDYMAYMLRYDSTHGQFKGTIAVEGGHLVVNGKTIRVTAEKDPANLKWNEVGAEVIIESTGLFLTIESAQKHIDAGAKKVVMSAPAKDDTPTFVMGVNHKQLKAEQTIVSNASCTTNCLAPIAKVLDDKFGIEEGLMTTVHAVTATQKTVDGPSAKDWRGGRGAYQNIIPSSTGAAKAVGLVLPQLKGKLTGMSFRVPVADVSVVDLVVRLKKGASYADIKAAMKEASEGELKGILGYTEDEVVSEDFKGDARTSIFDAKAGIALNDNFVKVVSWYDNEWGYSNKLIDLVQEIGKL
- a CDS encoding NUDIX hydrolase produces the protein MEQELPKFESVFSIDCVIFGFEAGELKILLIERNEDPYKDWLALPGYIVKQDESLDDAAERILYELTGLRGLHMEQFHTFGEVNRHPQGRVITVAYYALLRLNGQKELKPINQIAKKAFWHPVNDLPKLGFDHTEIFKTGFNKIRRRLGYQPIAFELLPEKFTLTQLQSLYEAILNKKLDKRNFRKKMLSYGFLKELDEKQKGVSYRAAKLYKFDRRKYSKIFQNDLNLDK
- a CDS encoding N-acetylglucosamine kinase, with product MIIIADGGSTKTNWCLVNEEGKKVYFNTEGYNPYFSSKEYIIQSLKENLPTDLQVDKITEVNYYGAGCSTDEKRKQVQDAMSAVFTSAKVNIGHDLLAAARALLGTGPGFAAILGTGTNTCLYDGKEIIQNIDSGAYILGDEGSGCYIGKKLLIDYLRGYMPGPVRELFWETYKLTPDDINEQVYTKPLANRFCAGFSKFVYDNNVHIEYSRNLVRTSFEDFFRNLVTRYPDYQKYSFNCIGSVGYNFRNVLEELVEENGMVMGNIIRSPIDNLVKFHLENKI
- a CDS encoding gamma-glutamylcyclotransferase family protein, whose protein sequence is MVLFAYASNMNVDEFAKTVPSAKKICNAKLPGYRFSFNLTADDGSSKASLVPSTEMDAAAWGVLIEFNDDELDNFFFQDEWFDWTQVHCMCASGEICKAHAFVTRPHAINDFTLPYDWYQAKIIKIAKEQGLPEEYITALSLMPHKVDPDERRRARRMNR
- the pfkA gene encoding 6-phosphofructokinase, with translation MPKISKIAVLTSGGDAPGMNSCIRAVVRTAIYNNLQVTGIRQGYQGMIDNDMYDMQTRSVSNILNLGGTILKTARCMAFHTDEGMEQAYQNLKKQGIEGLVVIGGDGTFTGALRFSKKYPDIAVIGVPGTIDNDLYGSTYTLGFDTATNTVIEAIDKIRDTADAHDRLFFVEVMGRDSGAIALRAGISCGAEAILLPEKETAISDLIDNLKGGQYEKKTSSIVIVAEGDKNGGVYDVAQAVKKEVTNYDIKVTILGHLQRGGSPSAFDRILGSRLGFAAVNALIAGESQKMVGLQANIIVSTSLEEALTQHKFSLEEDLLQMAEVLSI